In one Juglans regia cultivar Chandler chromosome 11, Walnut 2.0, whole genome shotgun sequence genomic region, the following are encoded:
- the LOC109018152 gene encoding probable leucine-rich repeat receptor-like protein kinase At1g35710: MEIDLSMNQLHGSIPASLGSLRNLSYLYLFQNKLFGSIPEEIGNLTQMKAIHLSMNQLHGAIPSSFSNLSSLELLSLLQNKLSGPIPQGIGDFMNLTSLELGGNQFTGYLPENICRSGLLQNFSAYNNHFIGRVPQSLKNCTSLVRVHMNGNQFVGDISKDFGVYPNLQFIDLSHNYFHGMISSNWGQCPKLGTLHMSGNNITGGIPLYIGNWTQLHVLDLSLNHILGAIPKELGKLTSLEKLGLNGNQLSSALPPEFESLTNLEFLDMSSNKLTDPIPHILGNLPKLYNLNSLQGSTILPAIHNRWQNTTNRWHISTPAIF; encoded by the coding sequence ATGGAAATAGACTTGAGCATGAACCAACTCCATGGTTCAATTCCAGCATCATTAGGTAGTCTAAGAAATCTTAGCTATCTTTATCTCTTCCAAAATAAACTTTTTGGCTCCATTCCTGAAGAGATAGGAAACTTGACGCAGATGAAAGCAATACACTTGAGCATGAACCAACTCCATGGTGCTATTCCAAGTTCATTTTCCAATTTGAGCAGTTTAGAACTTTTATCTCTTCTTCAAAACAAACTTTCTGGTCCCATTCCTCAAGGAATTGGGGATTTCATGAACTTGACGTCGTTGGAACTTGGTGGAAACCAATTTACTGGTTATTTGCCCGAAAATATTTGTCGTTCTGGACTGCTTCAAAACTTTTCTGCATACAACAACCATTTCATTGGTCGTGTTCCCCAAAGCTTGAAAAACTGTACGAGCTTGGTAAGAGTCCACATGAACGGAAACCAATTTGTTGGAGATATATCTAAAGATTTTGGTGTCTATCCAAACTTGCAATTCATAGATCTAAGCCACAATTACTTTCATGGAATGATTTCAAGTAATTGGGGACAATGTCCAAAGTTAGGAACCCTACATATGAGTGGGAATAATATTACTGGTGGCATACCACTCTATATTGGGAATTGGACTCAACTGCATGTACTTGATCTTTCTTTAAATCACATACTTGGGGCGATTCCAAAAGAACTTGGAAAACTAACTTCTCTAGAGAAATTGGGGTTGAATGGCAATCAACTCTCTAGTGCTCTACCTCCAGAATTTGAATCACTGACCAATCTTGAATTCCTCGATATGTCCTCAAACAAGTTGACCGACCCAATTCCACATATTCTTGGGAACCTACCAAAATTGTACAACTTGAATTCACTACAAGGTTCAACAATTTTGCCAGCGATACATAATCGCTGGCAAAACACAACAAATCGCTGGCATATATCTACCCCAGCGATTTTTTAA
- the LOC118349908 gene encoding probable leucine-rich repeat receptor-like protein kinase At1g35710 — protein sequence MASSILVKVCMLISFVLYVQQVFSSSNTSEAAALLKWKNTLQNETQSRLSSWTFHPNGQTNSSANRSLSTIPCTWLGISWDPAGSVIQINLTSFGLEGTLHELTFSSFSNLARIDLSVNALFGTIPHQIMYLSKLTFLDLSSNLLSGEIPPEIGLLANLKYLGLFENQLNGSIPKDIGHLNSLTVLGLYKNQLDGFIPTSLCNLGNLTLLYLYNNQLSGPIPKDIGSLKFLTELDLSANQLDGFIPTSFGNMKNLTMLSLHQNQLSGSIPEDIGHLNSLIGLFLYTNHLDGFIPISLKNLRNLTFLYLYRNKLSGSIPKEI from the coding sequence ATGGCATCATCAATCCTTGTGAAAGTATGCATGCTAATCTCCTTTGTCTTGTATGTTCAGCAGGTTTTTTCATCCTCAAATACCTCAGAAGCTGCTGCTCTTCTGAAATGGAAAAACACCCTTCAGAACGAAACCCAGTCCCGCCTATCTTCATGGACTTTCCATCCAAATGGTCAAACTAATTCTTCTGCAAATCGAAGCCTGAGTACAATTCCATGCACCTGGCTTGGTATTTCTTGGGACCCTGCTGGAAGTGTCATCCAAATTAACCTAACCAGCTTTGGTTTAGAAGGTACGCTTCACGAATTGACTTTTTCGTCTTTCTCAAATCTTGCACGTATTGACCTCTCTGTGAACGCTCTCTTTGGGACCATTCCGCATCAAATTATGTATCTTTCCAAACTCACTTTTCTAGATTTGTCTAGTAACTTGTTGTCTGGAGAAATCCCACCAGAAATTGGCCTCCTTGCAAATCTTAAATACCTTGGCCTTTTTGAAAATCAGTTAAATGGCTCGATTCCTAAAGACATTGGTCACTTAAACTCTCTAACTGTCCTTGGTCTTTACAAAAATCAATTGGATGGTTTCATTCCGACTTCTTTATGCAACTTGGGAAATCTTACATTGTTGTATCTTTACAATAATCAACTTTCTGGCCCCATTCCAAAAGATATAGGCAGCCTAAAGTTTCTAACCGAGCTTGATCTCTCAGCAAATCAGTTGGACGGTTTTATTCCGACTTCTTTTGGCAATATGAAAAATCTTACCATGTTGTCCCTTCACCAGAACCAACTTTCTGGCTCTATTCCTGAGGACATCGGTCACTTAAACTCTCTAATTGGCCTTTTTCTTTACACAAATCATTTGGATGGTTTCATTcctatttctttaaaaaacttgagaaaTCTTACTTTTCTTTATCTCTACCGAAACAAACTTTCTGGCTCTATTCCTAAAGAGATATGA